One window of Trichoderma breve strain T069 chromosome 3, whole genome shotgun sequence genomic DNA carries:
- a CDS encoding dihydrouridine synthase (Dus) domain-containing protein, whose protein sequence is MTATEAAKGAEPPKKLHGRAFYESIGSPKFIVAPMVDQSEFAWRMLTRSFLLPSEQSKLLAYTPMLHARLFSQDEKYRKAHYQAVRAGSDEPWLDGNPKIDRPLFVQFCANDPEALLSAAQHVVPYCDAVDLNLGCPQGIARKGHYGAFLQEDQDLIFKLINTLHKELSIPVTAKIRVLETKEKTLEYAQNVLKAGASILTVHGRRREQKGHLTGVADWEMIRFLRDSLPPETVLFANGNILQDGDLQKCLDATGADGIMSAEGNLSDPGLFGNPPPVEEKSREYWRGKDGKGGWRVDAITRRYLDILHKYVYDQEPPQRRPLFVPGDDTAWITETESSDDADEPAKKKRKKEDDKSLNSSPNISALQPHMFHVLRHFVTKHTDIRDQLARARRDGIDGYERVLAAVEKRVAEGLLEYEQTDGRSFEEELEKVIGERTLEGVPEEESSIGTIKRCKRPWWVAQPIIRPLPSEALAKGAISLKKDKGSKAKDKADGDDANKAKSGNGVADDKKETETQRQTKQEIASRDELVSG, encoded by the coding sequence GCCTGGCGAATGCTCACACGATCTTTCTTGTTGCCCTCGGAGCAGTCCAAGCTGCTAGCTTATACGCCCATGCTTCACGCTCGACTCTTCTCCCAAGACGAAAAATACCGAAAGGCGCATTACCAGGCTGTTCGAGCGGGATCCGACGAGCCTTGGCTGGACGGAAACCCAAAGATTGACCGGCCTCTCTTTGTTCAGTTTTGCGCAAACGATCCCGAGGCGCTGCTCTCTGCGGCGCAACATGTTGTTCCATACTGCGATGCTGTCGACTTGAACCTTGGATGCCCGCAGGGTATTGCGCGCAAGGGCCACTACGGAGCGTTTCTGCAGGAAGATCAAGATCTCATCTTTAAGCTGATCAACACATTGCACAAGGAGCTTTCGATCCCGGTCACGGCCAAAATCCGCGTGCTagagacaaaagagaagactCTGGAATACGCACAGAATGTGCTTAAGGCTGGAGCTTCTATATTGACCGTGCATGGACGGAGGCGAGAACAGAAGGGGCACCTTACTGGAGTTGCCGACTGGGAGATGATTAGGTTCCTCAGAGATAGCCTGCCACCAGAAACTGTACTCTTTGCGAACGGTAACATCCTACAAGACGGGGATCTACAGAAGTGTTTGGACGCTACTGGAGCGGATGGCATCATGTCAGCCGAGGGAAACCTCAGCGATCCCGGCCTGTTCGGCAATCCCCCGCCGgtcgaagagaagagcagggAATACTGGAGGGGCAAGGACGGAAAAGGCGGCTGGCGAGTTGATGCCATCACAAGACGATACCTGGACATCCTGCACAAATACGTGTACGACCAGGAACCTCCACAGAGACGACCGCTGTTTGTCCCGGGCGATGATACCGCCTGGATCACAGAGACCGAGAGCTCAGACGACGCGGACGAGCccgcgaagaagaagagaaagaaggaagacgACAAGAGCCTCAACTCATCGCCCAACATCTCGGCGCTGCAGCCCCACATGTTCCACGTCCTCAGACACTTTGTCACCAAGCACACCGATATCAGAGATCAGCTGGCAAGGGCCCGCAGGGACGGCATCGACGGCTACGAGCGGGTCCTCGCGGccgtggagaagagagtggcCGAGGGCCTGCTGGAATACGAGCAGACGGACGGCCGGAGCttcgaggaggagctggagaaagtGATAGGCGAGCGGACCCTGGAGGGCGTGCCCGAGGAGGAGAGCTCCATCGGCACCATCAAGAGGTGTAAGCGCCCTTGGTGGGTGGCCCAGCCCATTATTCGGCCGCTGCCGAGCGAGGCCCTGGCCAAGGGGGCGATTTCTCtcaagaaggacaaggggagcaaggccaaagacaaggccgacggcgacgacgctAATAAGGCGAAGAGCGGAAATGGGGTGGCTGATGATAAGAAGGAGACGGAAACACAGCGGCAGACAAAGCAGGAGATTGCGTCCAGAGACGAGCTCGTCTCCGGATGA
- a CDS encoding interferon-induced 6-16 family domain-containing protein, producing MTPQDCIQHFVTEHPIEAAKLLGGITVTAAPVAVAVPFLGALGFGAVGVAGGSLAATIQGSIGPIAAKSLFAILQSAGAGGMGLAAVKTAILAAGGAMTAGPVHTLLQCLSSNATAT from the exons ATGACCCCTCAAGACTGT ATTCAGCATTTCGTAACCGAACATCCCATCGAAGCGGCGAAGCTACTTGGCGGAATAACCGTCACCGCTGCCCCTGTGGCCGTTGCTGTCCCCTTCTTGGGCGCACTTGGCtttggagctgttggtgtAGCAGGGG GTTCTCTGGCTGCAACGATCCAAGGGAGCATAGGCCCCATTGCGGCAAAGAGTCTGTTTGCCATTTTGCAGAGTGCGGGAGCTGGAGGGATGGGACTGGCCGCTGTGAAGACAGCCATTCtagctgctggaggagcgaTGACCGCAGGGCCCGTACACACGCTTCTGCAATGCTTGAGCAGCAATGCCACGGCAACGTGA